A genomic window from Polaribacter gangjinensis includes:
- a CDS encoding sensor histidine kinase yields the protein MILLVFLASILILLVTVYQYDEQTHDYNLQRFERKEATAIQIIELELSNKTTYPINTENLYKIFKERIYEISSINKLNISMFDLHGNLLVSSKTNAFEKTNIEPLEYDLLNDLAQNSNHRILKTSEKDGTSYQTSFTYINDTKFKRIGIVEMQLTQDNSEVEYELREFIYRLSLVYLLMFIIAISLAYFLSSYITKSIKSISDKMQQTRLNQRNEKILLDASSSEIEILVEAYNNMIDQLEESASKLAKSEREQAWREMAKQVAHEIKNPLTPMRLTIQSFERKFNPEDENIKQKLSEYTKTLIQQIDLMSSIASAFSDFAKMPTQNKEQIEVINVIKLAIDIFNEDHIQFQTEESEVYAFLDKTQLIRIITNLVKNALQATEEEENPKILVSVTSIDNSLKITVSDNGKGIADEMKDLIFEPKFTTKTSGMGLGLAMIKSIIEAYDGSISFISEKNKGTTFTVILPKE from the coding sequence ATGATTTTATTGGTATTCTTGGCGTCAATACTCATTTTGTTAGTTACAGTTTATCAATATGATGAGCAAACACACGATTATAATTTGCAAAGATTTGAAAGAAAAGAAGCAACAGCTATTCAAATTATTGAACTTGAATTGAGCAATAAAACGACTTATCCAATCAACACTGAAAATCTTTATAAAATTTTTAAAGAACGCATTTACGAAATATCATCAATCAATAAACTGAATATTTCAATGTTTGATTTGCATGGAAATTTATTGGTTTCATCTAAAACAAATGCTTTCGAAAAAACGAACATTGAACCTTTAGAGTATGATTTACTGAATGATTTAGCTCAAAACTCCAATCATCGAATTTTAAAAACCAGTGAAAAAGATGGCACAAGTTATCAAACATCATTCACCTACATAAATGATACTAAATTTAAACGAATTGGTATTGTTGAAATGCAGTTAACTCAAGATAATTCTGAGGTTGAATACGAACTGCGAGAGTTTATTTACAGATTGAGCTTGGTATATTTATTAATGTTTATCATCGCAATTTCGTTAGCATATTTTTTATCTAGTTATATTACAAAATCTATCAAATCTATTTCAGATAAAATGCAACAAACGCGTTTAAATCAGCGAAATGAAAAAATTTTATTGGATGCATCAAGTTCTGAAATTGAAATTTTGGTAGAAGCGTACAATAATATGATTGATCAATTAGAAGAAAGCGCCTCAAAATTAGCAAAAAGTGAGCGCGAACAAGCTTGGAGAGAAATGGCGAAACAAGTAGCACACGAAATTAAAAATCCCTTAACTCCAATGCGATTAACTATCCAAAGTTTTGAGCGAAAATTCAATCCTGAAGATGAAAATATCAAACAAAAACTATCAGAATATACAAAAACATTAATTCAACAGATTGATTTGATGAGTTCTATTGCATCTGCATTTTCTGATTTTGCTAAAATGCCAACACAAAATAAAGAACAGATTGAAGTTATAAATGTCATCAAATTAGCCATTGATATTTTTAACGAAGACCATATTCAGTTTCAAACGGAAGAATCAGAAGTTTATGCTTTTTTAGATAAAACACAGCTAATCAGGATTATAACTAATTTGGTTAAAAATGCTTTACAAGCAACTGAAGAAGAAGAAAATCCAAAAATTTTGGTTAGTGTAACTTCAATTGATAATTCTTTAAAAATAACAGTTTCTGATAATGGAAAAGGGATTGCAGATGAAATGAAAGATTTGATTTTTGAACCCAAATTCACCACCAAAACAAGTGGAATGGGACTTGGATTGGCAATGATTAAAAGTATAATTGAAGCTTATGACGGATCAATTAGTTTTATTTCAGAAAAAAATAAAGGAACTACTTTTACCGTAATTTTACCAAAAGAATAA
- a CDS encoding MATE family efflux transporter → MNSSLRFKNINKLAIPALISGIAEPLLSITDTAIIGNIDVNATESLAAVGIVGAFISMLVWVFGQIRSAISSIISQYLGANKLEEVKSLPAQAIAIVIFGSVLILLISYPFSKEIFQFYNASGNVLDLCSTYFKIRIFGFPFSLFVFSIFGIFRGLQNTFYPMIIAICGAVLNVILDVILVYGIEGFIPALNIEGAAYASLISQIIMAVLALYFLFKKTTISLKIQFPMHEQIPNLLGMIGNLFIRTIALNTALYLATAYATSYGNEYIAAYTIGLNIWLLGAFMIDGYSSAGNILAGKYFGAKDYESLVKLSKKLTKYGIITGFIMAFIGFVFYDFIGQIFTKEELVLARFYEVFWIVLLTQPISAITFIFDGMFKGMGKMKYLRNVLIFATLLAFVPSLLLFDFYNLKLVAIWIAFTCWILARGIPLIVKFNKTFIPLVNS, encoded by the coding sequence TTGAATTCTTCATTACGTTTTAAAAACATCAATAAACTTGCTATTCCAGCTTTGATTTCCGGAATTGCAGAACCTTTATTATCCATTACAGACACTGCAATTATTGGCAATATTGATGTGAATGCTACAGAAAGTTTGGCGGCAGTTGGTATTGTTGGAGCATTTATTTCGATGTTAGTTTGGGTTTTTGGACAAATAAGAAGTGCCATTTCATCCATCATTTCTCAATATTTAGGAGCTAATAAACTTGAAGAGGTAAAATCATTACCAGCTCAGGCAATTGCAATAGTTATTTTTGGAAGTGTACTGATTTTATTGATTTCCTATCCATTTTCAAAAGAGATTTTTCAATTTTATAATGCATCAGGCAATGTTTTGGATTTATGCAGTACCTATTTTAAAATCAGAATATTTGGCTTTCCGTTTTCATTATTTGTTTTTTCAATTTTTGGGATTTTTAGAGGTTTACAAAACACTTTTTACCCCATGATAATTGCCATTTGTGGAGCAGTTTTAAATGTCATTTTAGATGTCATCTTGGTATATGGAATTGAGGGTTTTATTCCAGCTTTGAACATTGAAGGTGCTGCATATGCGAGTTTAATTTCTCAAATTATAATGGCAGTCTTGGCATTGTATTTTCTTTTTAAAAAAACCACCATTTCATTAAAAATTCAATTTCCAATGCATGAGCAAATTCCAAATTTATTAGGGATGATTGGAAATTTGTTTATACGAACAATTGCCTTAAATACAGCACTTTATTTGGCAACTGCCTATGCAACTTCTTACGGAAACGAATATATTGCAGCTTATACAATAGGGCTTAATATTTGGTTATTGGGTGCTTTTATGATTGATGGATACTCTAGCGCAGGAAACATTTTAGCAGGCAAATATTTTGGTGCAAAAGATTATGAATCACTTGTAAAACTGAGTAAAAAACTTACAAAGTATGGGATAATTACAGGTTTTATTATGGCATTTATTGGGTTTGTTTTTTATGATTTTATTGGACAAATTTTTACAAAAGAAGAACTGGTTTTAGCACGTTTTTACGAAGTTTTTTGGATTGTTTTATTAACACAACCTATTAGTGCAATCACTTTTATTTTTGACGGAATGTTTAAAGGAATGGGAAAAATGAAATATCTAAGAAATGTGCTAATTTTTGCAACATTATTGGCATTTGTTCCATCATTGTTGCTATTTGATTTTTACAATTTAAAATTGGTTGCTATTTGGATTGCTTTTACTTGTTGGATTTTAGCAAGAGGAATTCCCTTAATTGTGAAATTTAACAAGACTTTTATTCCATTAGTGAATTCATAA
- a CDS encoding universal stress protein, translating into MQNILVPIGSNESARTTLQYAIDFASIIDANIFVFRAYSAISKTGTMINVNSIIERETSLYLRTLVNSVNTKNVDVKLISANGSVIESVNSIDEEIGIDLIIIGAKSNSIREEIYLGKTAGSLVKQTEVPMLVVPEGYVYTPINSILMAFRSGIVRKKAALKPLQFIAQKFQPKIDLLLVKTPDYTDEDLVLDKELEKVKNSLTITENPTTFQGVLENLNSFKPDLLCVFRRKRGFFTKLWEKSTILKSEFYTTVPLLILKGKK; encoded by the coding sequence ATGCAAAATATTCTTGTACCTATTGGATCTAATGAAAGCGCCCGAACAACTTTACAATATGCCATTGATTTTGCTTCAATTATAGATGCAAATATCTTTGTTTTTAGAGCATATAGTGCCATTTCAAAAACAGGAACCATGATCAATGTAAACAGCATCATTGAACGTGAAACAAGTTTGTATTTAAGAACTTTGGTGAATTCTGTAAACACAAAAAATGTTGATGTAAAATTGATTTCTGCAAATGGATCAGTCATTGAAAGTGTAAATTCTATTGATGAAGAAATTGGAATTGATTTGATAATTATTGGTGCTAAAAGCAATTCAATTAGAGAAGAAATTTATTTAGGAAAAACAGCAGGAAGCTTGGTAAAACAAACTGAAGTGCCTATGTTAGTGGTGCCTGAAGGATATGTTTATACACCAATAAATTCAATTTTGATGGCTTTTAGATCAGGAATTGTACGAAAAAAAGCAGCGTTAAAACCTTTGCAATTTATAGCTCAAAAATTTCAACCAAAAATTGATTTATTATTGGTAAAAACTCCTGATTACACTGATGAAGATTTGGTGCTGGATAAAGAACTTGAAAAAGTAAAAAACTCACTAACAATTACTGAAAACCCTACAACTTTTCAAGGAGTTTTAGAAAATTTAAATTCATTTAAGCCTGATTTATTGTGTGTTTTTCGTCGAAAAAGAGGATTTTTCACAAAGTTATGGGAAAAAAGTACCATCTTAAAATCTGAATTTTATACAACAGTTCCTTTATTGATTTTGAAAGGAAAAAAATAA
- a CDS encoding PD-(D/E)XK nuclease family protein, giving the protein MQSFISDTLDDILLQTKSFENAVFILPSQRAKVFVKQACKDKIAIGFLPEIITIEQLIQQISEIEKAENIQLLFQFYEVYKSIEKNPDSFDVFTSWAFTVLQDFNEIDQHLVDTKDIFVYIRDIERLKKWSVKGTFSETELIKNHHNFLEKLQEYYIAFYSFLLQQKVGYQGMLYRESCKKIDEFLVKNTQKKYFFIGFNALNKAEEFLFQKMLATNNTAIYWDIDEAFLNSNHQAGNFMRIYKSTWKYFEKNPFKTPVNHFFSEKNIQIIGAAKSTTQQKYIAEILENSKSLNNTALVLADETLLPIALNSLPKNVTGINITMGYPLKDIPSSQLFLAVFQLFLSQEKLQKTITNQFYYKDCFRVLQHPFLIKFILNNDQFFNKITHENRLFISQKDLESLLKFQSEDAKKIILDLFKPFTSINQFIETILSLIFFLKEAAETLEKEYLFRFFTIFTQLKSLQQKFSFFNDLKVFSQFFKQLIATENLSFQGEPLQGLQLMGMLETRVLDFETIILASANEGILPANKQQTSFIPFDVKIAYGLPTYREKDAIFSYHFFRLLQRAKNVFILYNTEQDHFGSGEKSRFITQLEMMKKDISHKIITPKVISKPIKLKEIQKNSAIQERLIELATNGISPSTITSYLYNPIQFYKQKVLQIKEFNDVEETIAHNTLGTVVHETLDDLYKPHIGNYLKSTDIVAMEKVAKDLVTAKFSKHFINGNISTGKNRLIFEVANRFVSNFLSKEKQLLQDENNQLKIIATEQNLSIEIEIDGFDFPFKIHGNVDRIDELNGVLRIIDYKTGKVTKANLKANNTEKLREEKFHKAVQVLLYAYLFTKSTSFDFSKPLQAGIYSFKSLNEGFLQIDFAEQRKSPETLISEEKLNDFLAVLKTFITEMYTIDNAFLEPADLKY; this is encoded by the coding sequence ATGCAATCTTTTATTTCTGATACTTTAGATGACATTTTACTACAAACAAAATCCTTTGAAAATGCAGTTTTTATTTTGCCATCACAAAGAGCAAAAGTGTTTGTAAAACAAGCATGTAAAGATAAAATTGCCATCGGATTTTTGCCAGAAATCATCACTATTGAACAATTAATTCAACAAATTTCGGAGATTGAAAAAGCAGAAAATATACAGCTGTTATTTCAATTTTATGAAGTGTATAAAAGCATTGAAAAAAATCCTGATTCATTTGATGTTTTTACATCATGGGCTTTTACAGTATTGCAAGATTTTAATGAAATAGACCAACATTTAGTAGATACCAAAGATATTTTTGTGTACATCAGAGATATTGAAAGACTCAAAAAATGGTCTGTCAAAGGTACTTTTTCAGAAACTGAATTGATTAAAAATCATCACAATTTTTTAGAGAAATTACAAGAATATTATATTGCTTTTTATAGTTTTTTATTACAACAAAAAGTAGGATATCAAGGAATGTTGTATAGAGAATCTTGTAAAAAAATTGATGAATTTTTGGTAAAAAACACGCAAAAAAAGTATTTTTTTATTGGTTTTAATGCACTCAACAAAGCCGAAGAATTTTTGTTTCAAAAAATGTTAGCAACAAATAATACTGCCATCTATTGGGATATTGATGAAGCATTTTTAAATTCCAATCATCAAGCAGGTAATTTTATGCGAATATATAAAAGTACTTGGAAATACTTTGAAAAAAATCCTTTTAAAACGCCTGTCAACCATTTTTTTTCAGAAAAAAATATCCAGATTATTGGTGCTGCAAAAAGCACAACTCAGCAAAAATACATTGCTGAAATTCTTGAAAATTCTAAAAGTTTAAACAACACAGCATTGGTTTTAGCAGATGAAACCCTATTGCCAATTGCACTGAATTCGTTGCCCAAAAATGTAACCGGAATCAATATTACCATGGGATATCCTTTGAAAGATATTCCTTCAAGTCAGTTGTTTTTAGCTGTTTTTCAGTTGTTTTTATCACAAGAAAAATTGCAGAAAACCATCACCAATCAATTTTATTATAAAGATTGTTTTCGTGTTTTACAACATCCATTTTTGATAAAATTCATTTTGAATAATGATCAATTTTTTAATAAAATAACTCATGAAAATAGGTTGTTTATTTCTCAAAAGGACTTGGAATCTTTGCTCAAATTTCAATCCGAAGACGCAAAAAAAATCATTCTTGATTTGTTTAAACCATTCACATCCATAAATCAGTTTATTGAAACTATTTTATCACTCATATTTTTCTTAAAAGAAGCTGCTGAAACTTTAGAGAAAGAATATTTATTCCGATTTTTCACCATTTTTACACAGCTAAAATCATTGCAACAAAAATTCTCTTTTTTTAATGATTTAAAAGTGTTTTCACAGTTTTTTAAACAATTGATTGCTACCGAAAATCTCTCTTTTCAAGGTGAGCCTTTACAGGGTTTGCAGTTGATGGGAATGTTAGAAACGCGTGTATTGGATTTTGAAACAATCATTTTAGCATCAGCCAATGAAGGAATTTTACCAGCCAATAAACAACAAACTTCTTTCATCCCTTTTGATGTGAAAATTGCATACGGATTGCCAACTTATAGAGAAAAAGACGCCATTTTTTCGTATCATTTTTTTAGATTGTTGCAAAGAGCCAAGAATGTTTTTATTTTGTATAACACAGAGCAAGATCATTTTGGAAGTGGCGAAAAAAGTCGATTTATTACTCAATTGGAAATGATGAAAAAGGATATTTCACACAAAATCATTACGCCAAAAGTAATTTCAAAACCCATTAAATTAAAAGAAATTCAAAAAAATTCTGCAATTCAAGAACGTTTAATTGAGTTGGCAACAAACGGAATTTCACCTTCAACAATTACCAGTTATTTGTACAATCCTATTCAGTTTTACAAACAAAAAGTTTTACAAATCAAAGAATTTAATGATGTTGAAGAAACCATTGCACATAATACTTTAGGAACTGTAGTGCATGAAACTTTAGATGATTTGTACAAACCACATATTGGCAACTATTTAAAATCAACTGATATTGTTGCTATGGAAAAAGTTGCCAAAGATTTGGTGACAGCGAAATTTTCAAAACATTTTATCAATGGAAATATTAGCACAGGAAAAAACAGGTTGATTTTTGAAGTCGCAAATAGATTTGTCAGTAATTTTTTATCAAAAGAAAAACAATTGTTACAAGACGAAAATAATCAACTAAAAATCATAGCAACTGAACAGAATTTATCGATTGAAATTGAGATTGATGGTTTTGATTTTCCCTTTAAAATTCATGGAAATGTGGATAGAATTGATGAATTGAATGGAGTTTTACGCATTATTGATTATAAAACAGGCAAGGTTACAAAAGCAAATTTAAAAGCAAATAATACTGAAAAATTGCGGGAAGAGAAATTTCACAAAGCAGTTCAAGTACTTTTATATGCCTATTTATTTACAAAAAGTACTTCATTCGATTTTTCAAAACCGTTACAAGCAGGCATTTATTCATTTAAAAGTTTAAATGAAGGATTTTTACAAATCGATTTTGCTGAACAAAGAAAATCCCCAGAAACTTTAATTTCTGAGGAAAAGTTGAATGATTTTTTAGCGGTATTAAAAACCTTTATCACAGAAATGTACACTATTGATAATGCTTTTCTAGAACCTGCAGATTTAAAATATTGA
- a CDS encoding amidohydrolase: protein MNETLFVAGIQASLFWENSIKNREYFESKINSLPLNIDLVVLPEMFTSGFTMNAENVAEKMNGNTISWMQKLASKNNFAIAGSLVIEENSNFYNRFVFVHPSGEIDFYDKHHTFTLAGEDKIYTSGNEKTIITYKGWRICPLICYDLRFPVWARNTENYDLLLYVASWPITRIKAWDTLLKARAIENMSYVIGVNRIGVDNNGYEYCGNSLIVDYLGAQLSDLQHNEEGIILANINKKAQEDTREKLGFLKDKDSFSIDL from the coding sequence ATGAACGAAACATTGTTTGTTGCAGGAATTCAGGCTTCACTATTTTGGGAAAATTCCATAAAAAATCGAGAATATTTTGAATCAAAAATAAATTCATTACCTCTAAATATTGACTTGGTAGTTTTGCCAGAAATGTTTACCTCAGGATTTACAATGAATGCTGAAAATGTTGCTGAAAAAATGAATGGAAATACCATTTCTTGGATGCAAAAGTTGGCTTCAAAAAATAATTTTGCCATTGCAGGAAGTTTGGTAATTGAAGAAAATTCGAATTTTTATAACCGTTTTGTTTTTGTTCATCCTTCAGGAGAAATTGATTTTTATGACAAACATCACACATTTACATTGGCTGGAGAAGACAAAATTTATACCTCAGGAAATGAAAAAACAATTATTACCTATAAAGGTTGGAGAATTTGTCCTTTGATTTGCTATGATTTGCGATTTCCTGTTTGGGCAAGAAATACTGAAAATTATGATTTGCTATTGTACGTGGCAAGTTGGCCAATTACACGAATAAAAGCATGGGATACTTTGTTGAAAGCGCGAGCAATTGAAAATATGAGTTATGTAATTGGCGTAAACAGAATTGGTGTTGATAATAATGGCTATGAATATTGTGGAAATTCGTTGATTGTTGATTATTTAGGTGCGCAACTTTCTGATTTACAGCATAATGAAGAAGGAATTATTTTAGCCAACATCAATAAAAAAGCGCAAGAAGATACAAGAGAAAAATTGGGGTTTTTAAAAGATAAAGACTCCTTTTCTATTGATTTATAA
- a CDS encoding acyl-ACP desaturase — MSIQNIRKEVMLTLEKNIATFFENYLIPSEKIWQPTDFLPNSQSDKFISEIEEIREISKELEDDFWVVLVGDTITEEALPTYESWLLDLDGVSQDPDNNWAKWVRAWTAEENRHGDVLNKYLYLSGRVNMREVEISTQHLIADGFDIGTSTDPYKNFVYTSFQELATYISHNNVAKIAKQRGHKALAKMSKIIAGDEMRHHLAYTHFVKEIFKIDASEMMLAFQHMMKHKIVMPAMHLRESFGTKGSLFNDFSTVAQRIGVYTGYDYIDILKKLIASWEIDKITNLTPEAEKARDFLMNLPDRMTRITERMIIPDTKFEFKWMIQPS, encoded by the coding sequence ATGTCAATACAAAACATTCGAAAAGAAGTGATGTTAACACTAGAAAAAAACATCGCTACTTTTTTTGAAAACTATTTAATTCCTTCTGAAAAAATTTGGCAACCAACCGATTTTTTACCCAATTCACAAAGTGATAAATTTATAAGTGAAATTGAAGAAATCCGTGAAATATCCAAAGAATTAGAAGATGATTTTTGGGTAGTATTAGTGGGAGATACCATCACTGAAGAAGCATTACCAACCTATGAATCTTGGTTGTTGGATTTAGACGGAGTTAGCCAAGATCCTGATAACAATTGGGCAAAATGGGTAAGAGCTTGGACTGCAGAAGAAAACAGACATGGTGATGTTTTGAATAAATATTTGTACTTATCAGGACGTGTAAATATGCGCGAAGTAGAAATTTCTACCCAACATTTAATTGCTGATGGTTTTGATATTGGTACTTCAACAGATCCTTACAAAAACTTTGTATACACAAGTTTTCAAGAGTTGGCAACCTATATTTCTCACAATAATGTCGCAAAAATTGCCAAACAAAGAGGTCATAAAGCATTGGCAAAAATGTCGAAAATTATTGCAGGTGATGAAATGCGTCATCATTTGGCATATACTCATTTTGTAAAAGAAATTTTTAAGATTGATGCAAGTGAAATGATGTTGGCTTTTCAACATATGATGAAACATAAAATTGTAATGCCTGCAATGCATTTAAGAGAATCTTTTGGCACAAAAGGTAGTTTATTCAATGATTTTTCAACAGTAGCTCAAAGAATTGGTGTGTATACAGGCTATGATTACATCGATATTTTGAAAAAATTAATAGCTTCTTGGGAAATTGATAAAATCACCAATTTAACTCCTGAAGCTGAAAAAGCGAGAGATTTCTTAATGAATTTGCCAGATAGAATGACCAGAATCACAGAAAGAATGATTATTCCTGATACAAAATTCGAATTTAAATGGATGATTCAACCAAGTTAA
- a CDS encoding lysophospholipid acyltransferase family protein — translation MKILSYILSPIFALVFYALLIIFHPIQWLGLKLFGYKGHKFVVDYMNFTLIKSLLLLLIPVKFENKQDLPENTTLIFVANHQGMFDIPPIIWKFRKYHPKFVSKVELGKGIPSISFNLRHGGAALINRKDSKQAIAELTAFAKKINTNKWSAVIFPEGTRSRNGQPKEFAVNGLKVLTKYNKDGFVVPLTINNSWKVFKYGKFPLGIASPISIKTHQPIKIDSLPFDELLAKTESIIKESII, via the coding sequence ATGAAAATTTTAAGTTATATTCTCTCACCAATCTTTGCATTGGTATTTTATGCGTTACTAATTATTTTCCATCCAATTCAATGGCTTGGATTAAAACTTTTTGGATATAAAGGACATAAATTTGTGGTTGATTACATGAATTTTACCCTTATAAAATCTCTTCTATTGCTTTTAATTCCTGTAAAATTTGAAAATAAGCAAGATTTACCAGAAAATACAACGCTGATTTTTGTTGCCAATCATCAAGGAATGTTTGACATTCCACCAATCATTTGGAAGTTCAGAAAATACCATCCAAAGTTTGTATCAAAAGTTGAGTTAGGTAAAGGAATTCCTAGTATTTCTTTCAATTTAAGGCATGGAGGTGCAGCTCTTATCAATAGAAAAGATAGCAAACAAGCCATTGCTGAGTTGACAGCTTTTGCTAAGAAAATCAATACAAATAAATGGTCTGCTGTTATTTTTCCTGAAGGAACAAGAAGTAGAAATGGTCAACCAAAAGAATTTGCTGTAAATGGTTTAAAAGTGCTTACCAAATACAATAAAGACGGATTTGTTGTACCTTTAACCATCAATAATTCATGGAAAGTGTTTAAATATGGTAAATTTCCTCTTGGAATTGCCAGTCCAATTTCAATAAAAACCCATCAACCAATCAAAATCGATTCTTTACCTTTTGATGAATTATTAGCAAAAACCGAATCTATAATCAAAGAATCTATAATTTAA